The Enterobacter huaxiensis sequence ACATGTGGGAGTGTCCTGACCTGTTTGCGCTCGATGGGACGCATGTTCTGATCTGTTGTCCGCAGGGGCTGGCGCGCGAGCCGCATCGCTACCTGAACACCTATCCGGCGGCCTGGATGAGCGGGGCGTTTGACTATGAACGGGCCACGTTTGAGCACGGCGCGCTTCGCGAGCTGGACGCGGGGTTTGAATTCTATGCCCCGCAAACGGCGCTTGCAGAAGACGGGAGACGGATCCTGATCGGCTGGATGGGCGTACCGGACGGAGAGGAGATGCTCCAGCCAACGCGTGCGCAGGGCTGGATCCATCAGATGACCTGCCCGCGAGAGCTGCGGTATCGCGACGGCAGGCTGTGGCAAACACCCGTCCGCGAGCTGCAACGGCTGCGAGAGGCCGAACGTCAGTGGCAGGGTTACGCCAGCGATGCGCCCATTCTGAATGCGGCGCGGCTTGAGTTTGAGCTTATCGCCCCGTGCGTAACGGTAGATTTCGCCGGCGCGCTGCGCCTCATCGTTGAAAAGAACGGAGTTCGTCTGGAGCGCGCCAGTCTGCAAACGGGCGAAACGCTGACCCGCTACTGGCTGGGAGACGTGCGCCATTTACGCGTTCTTTGCGACCGCTCCAGCGTGGAAATTTTCATTAACGAGGGTGAAGGGGTGATGAGCAGCCGCTATTTTCCTGACGCTCCCGCGCAGATACGTTTCGAAGGTGCGTCCAATATCACATTACGCTACTGGTCGCTGCGCAGCTGCATGATAGAATAGAGGTTTTGGCAGCCGGATCGAACGTGGTGAGAAAAACAAAGCGCGTCACAATAAAGGACATCGCGGAGCTGGCGGGGGTTTCAAAAGCCACCGCCAGCCTGGTACTTAACGGACGCAGCAAAGAGCTTCGCGTCGCCGAAGAGACCCGCGAACGCGTGATGGCGATTGCGAAAGAGCATCACTACCAGCCCAGCATTCACGCGCGTTCGCTGCGTGATAACCGCAGCCACACCATTGGTCTGGTCGTCCCCGAAATCACCAACTACGGTTTTGCGGTGTTTTCTCACGAGCTTGAGACGCTGTGCCGTGAGGCGGGCGTTCAGCTGCTCATCTCCTGCAGCGATGAAAATCCGGGGCAGGAGACCGTGGTGGTGAACAATATGGTTGCGCGCCAGGTTGACGGTCTGATTGTCGCCTCCAGCATGCTCAATGATGCCGACTATCAGAAGCTGAGCGAACAGCTGCCCGTGGTCCTTTTCGATCGCCACATGAACGACAGCACTTTGCCGCTGGTCATCACCGATTCCATTACCCCGACGGCGGCCCTGGTGGCCGACATTGCGCGTCAGCATCCGGATGAGATCTATTTCCTCGGCGGCCAGCCGCGGCTTTCCCCGACGCGAGACCGCCTGGAAGGCTTTAAGCAGGGCCTGCGCGAGGCTAACGTCGAGCTGCGCCCGGAGTGGATCATTCATGGTAATTATCACCCGAGCTCCGGGTATGAGATGTTTGCCGAGCTGTGCGCGCGACTGGGCCGCCCGCCTCAAGCACTCTTCACCGCCGCCTGCGGTCTGCTGGAAGGGGTGTTGCGCTACATGGGCCAGCACAACCTTCTGCAAAGCGACATGCGGCTGGCGAGCTTTGACGATCATTATTTATATGACTCGCTCTCCCTTCCCATTGATACCATCCGCCAGGATAACCGCCAGCTGGCATGGCACTGCTTTGACCTGATAGGCAAACTGATCGAAGGTGAAACGCCGGAGCCGCTGCAGCGGAAGCTGGATGCCACCCTTCAGCGACGTTTTAAAGCGGCAGAGTAAAAGGTGACCGGCTGATGGATACTTCAATAACTTTAATTAATTAAAGATCTGAATCAGCCGATAACCAAAGGGAAATTATTTCCCTGAGGTGTTTTATGTCGTTGAAGAAATCGTCACTTATCGTATTGTTATCCTTGTTATTTTTCTTTGTAGCCAGCACCATCACCAGCGTTGGGCTCATCATAAAAAGTAATAACTCCCTGGATAACGTGAATAAAGAAATTCAGGTCGTCTTGTCAATTATCGATCCCATCAACCATAGCCGCACGCTGCGCGTGAGGGTAATGGAGTACGTGAAGATGGTAGAGGCGGGAGACGCAGCAGACCAGTCTGCGAAACTGGCGGCCGTCAAAGAGGCGCTGACCAAAGCCGACCACGCCTTTGCGGCCTTTATGGACGAACCGCGCCTGACGGATGAGGCACCGCTGGTCAGTGCCTATCAGGACGCCTGGCAAAACTACCGCAACCAGGGGCTTGAGCCGCTGATTAACGCGGCCGCCGCGCACGATGTCTCGAAATTTAACGCGCTTATCCCCGCGGTATCCCGGCTCGATCGTCAGTATGAAATTGTGCTCGACCAGGTCCTCTCCGTGCACCAGAAATACGCCAAAAGCCTGAACGAGGATGCGCGCAGCAACTTCGTTTTCGGCCTGGCGATTATCGCAGGCTTTGCTCTGCTGTTTGTGTTGGTGATTATCGCGGTCAGCGTGCTGATGAAGCGCTTCGTATTTGCGCCGGTGGACCTGGCGCGCGAACACTGCAGCCAGATCGCAGCCGGCAAGCTGGATATCCCTGTACCGGTGAAGGGTCGTTCCGGGAATGAAATCGATCGTCTGATGGGGTCAATGGAGCAGATGCGCCAGGCGCTGCTCTCTACCCTTGCCCAGGTGCGTGACGCAAGCCACACCGTGACCTACGCGGCGCAGGAAATTGCTTCCGGGAATAGTGATCTCGCTTCGCGTACCGAACAACAGGCTTCTGCATTGACGCAGACGGCGGCCAGCATGGAGGAGCTGAGCGCAACCGTGGCGAATAACACGGACAATGTCTTCCAGGCCGGGAAGCTGGTACAGGACGCGGTGAAGAACGCCCATACCGGGGAGGCCGTTACCCGCGAAGTGATCCAGACGATGAATACCATCGCCTCGAACTCTAAGCGCATCGAGGATATTACCAGCGTCATTAACAGCATTGCTTTCCAGACCAATATTCTGGCGTTGAACGCTGCGGTCGAAGCGGCGCGTGCAGGCACGCAGGGGCGAGGCTTCGCGGTGGTGGCGAGCGAGGTGCGGACGCTGGCGCAGAAAAGCGCGGTTGCCGCAAAGGATATTGAAGGCCTTATCGCCCAGTCCGTTTCCAGCGTGAAGAATGGTGCCGAGCTGGTGAATCGTTCGGGCGAGGTGATTGATTCAATTATTTCATCGGTGAATAAAGTGAACGCGCTGATGGAGCAGATCTCCGTGGCGTCTGAAGAGCAAAGCCGGGGGATTGGTCAGGTAGGCCAGGCCGTGACGGAAATGGACGGCGTGACGCAGCAGAACGCGGCGCTGGTGCAGGAGTCAGCGGCCGCCGCGGCATCGCTGGAAGAGCAGGCGCAGCAGCTGTCGCGGAGTATTTCGCGCTTTAGCCTGCCGGCATAATACGCCGTTTTTGTGCCCGTCAGCGCTGTGCCTGCACGGGCCTAAAAAATTTGCACATTTTTAGCAATATTTTCTCCTCTCATTCGTCTACCTCAACACACGTCATAATCATTCAACGTAAACGAGGTACAGATGAGAGGTTTTACTCTGCGCGAAAGAGGTCACGGACGCGGGTTTGGCCGCCACCGTATGGGCAAAGGGCTGATGATTGGTGCGGTGATTTTCGTCGTGCTGGGCCTGCTGGTGATGTCCCTTTGGAATGCTTTACTCCCGGCTATTCTGGGCGTTAAGGCTATCGGATTCTGGCAGGCGCTGGGCATCCTGGCGTTGAGCCGCATTTTGTTCGGCGGCCTGGGGTTCCGCCCGGGGATGTTTGGCGCGCACCGGCGCATGCACGAGCGCTGGATGAACATGACCCCAGAACAGCGTGAAGCCTTTATTCAGCAGCGCCGCGAAGGGTTTGGCCGTCACGGCCACGGTCACTGCGGCCGACGCGGCCAGCGCGATGACGCGCGTGACGATGGCACCCCGAAAGCGCCGGATGCAGAGTGAGCGATATGAAAGCGGGGGAGGCAGGGGATTCATTGCTGATGTCAGCGCTTAACGCCTGCCGGACCCGGCTGAAGGCCTTCATACGCGGCCGGACGGCGGTTCGGGATGATGCCGATGACATCCTGCAGGAGGTCACGTATCAGCTGATGAAGGTTGAACACCCGGTGGAAAACGTCGCCGCCTGGCTGTTTCGGGCTGCGCGCAATGAAATGACCGACAGGGCGCGGAAAAAGCGCGAGGTTCCACTTTCCGGCCACTTTGCCGACGACGATGCGGACATCGCGGAAGATGAGCTGGCGGAAACCCTGTTCGGCGTGCCGCAAAACCCGGAGGAGGAGTATCTCAAAACGCTGCTGTGGGAAGAGCTTGTTCGGGCGCTGTCGGAACTGCCGCCCCTACAGCGTGAGGTTTTCGAGAAAACCGAATTCCAGGGCTACAGCATGAAAGCGCTGGCCGATGAAACGGGCGACAGCGTGCAGGCCTTGTTGTCCCGCAAGCACAAAGCCGTCCTTTTTTTGCGTAGTCGCCTGCAGGATATCTACGATGCGTTGACAGGGGAATGAAGTTCGACCACTCTGAAAACTCTATGTGAAAGAGGTGGTTATGCTTCAGCGGTTATCAACGAAAAAAATGCTCCTGGTTTCTGCCCTGATGGCCTCCGGGCTGGCCAGGGCCGAGGTGGCGGTGCCTGATGTGGTAAAAAACTTCAGCGAGCAGCAGGACATCAAAATCATCAAGAAAATAGAGGCTCCCGGCGGCGCGCCTGCCTGGCTGGGGCAGTATCAGGATATGGGCGTCACGCTCTTTTTAACGCCTGATGGAAAGCATGTGGTCTCTGGCTATCTGTACGATGAAAAGGGAAAGAACCTCAGCGAGGAATATTTCCAGAAAGAGATTTACGCCCCGATGGGCCGCGAAATGTGGAAAAAACTCAATGCCGCGCACCCGCTGAAAGAGGGCGCAGAAAATGCCCCGCGCAAGGTGTTCGTCTTCGCCGATCCGTTCTGCCCCTACTGCAAGGCATTCTGGGCTGAAGCAC is a genomic window containing:
- a CDS encoding LacI family DNA-binding transcriptional regulator — protein: MRKTKRVTIKDIAELAGVSKATASLVLNGRSKELRVAEETRERVMAIAKEHHYQPSIHARSLRDNRSHTIGLVVPEITNYGFAVFSHELETLCREAGVQLLISCSDENPGQETVVVNNMVARQVDGLIVASSMLNDADYQKLSEQLPVVLFDRHMNDSTLPLVITDSITPTAALVADIARQHPDEIYFLGGQPRLSPTRDRLEGFKQGLREANVELRPEWIIHGNYHPSSGYEMFAELCARLGRPPQALFTAACGLLEGVLRYMGQHNLLQSDMRLASFDDHYLYDSLSLPIDTIRQDNRQLAWHCFDLIGKLIEGETPEPLQRKLDATLQRRFKAAE
- a CDS encoding sucrose-6-phosphate hydrolase encodes the protein MTLPSRWPAVLQAVMKGQPRALADSHYPQWHLAPVTGLMNDPNGFIFFAGRYHLFYQWNPLGCDHRYKCWGHWRSDDLVHWHHEPLALMPDEEYDRNGCYSGSAVDNRGVLTLCYTGNVKFDDGSRTAWQCLAEEQEDGSFKKCGPVLALPEGYTGHVRDPKVWQHEGMWYMVLGAQDWQQRGKVLLFRSEDLHSWQPCGEIAGQGLNGLEDAGYMWECPDLFALDGTHVLICCPQGLAREPHRYLNTYPAAWMSGAFDYERATFEHGALRELDAGFEFYAPQTALAEDGRRILIGWMGVPDGEEMLQPTRAQGWIHQMTCPRELRYRDGRLWQTPVRELQRLREAERQWQGYASDAPILNAARLEFELIAPCVTVDFAGALRLIVEKNGVRLERASLQTGETLTRYWLGDVRHLRVLCDRSSVEIFINEGEGVMSSRYFPDAPAQIRFEGASNITLRYWSLRSCMIE
- the dsbG gene encoding thiol:disulfide interchange protein DsbG, translating into MLQRLSTKKMLLVSALMASGLARAEVAVPDVVKNFSEQQDIKIIKKIEAPGGAPAWLGQYQDMGVTLFLTPDGKHVVSGYLYDEKGKNLSEEYFQKEIYAPMGREMWKKLNAAHPLKEGAENAPRKVFVFADPFCPYCKAFWAEAQPWVNAGKVQLNTLLVAFLNPDSGRNASAVLNAKDPVSAWKEYELSGGKKLPKQEGSATRETVEILQKHQVLMDSLGANATPAIYYLNAQNELQQVVGMPNEKQLVEMFGPKP
- a CDS encoding methyl-accepting chemotaxis protein, whose amino-acid sequence is MSLKKSSLIVLLSLLFFFVASTITSVGLIIKSNNSLDNVNKEIQVVLSIIDPINHSRTLRVRVMEYVKMVEAGDAADQSAKLAAVKEALTKADHAFAAFMDEPRLTDEAPLVSAYQDAWQNYRNQGLEPLINAAAAHDVSKFNALIPAVSRLDRQYEIVLDQVLSVHQKYAKSLNEDARSNFVFGLAIIAGFALLFVLVIIAVSVLMKRFVFAPVDLAREHCSQIAAGKLDIPVPVKGRSGNEIDRLMGSMEQMRQALLSTLAQVRDASHTVTYAAQEIASGNSDLASRTEQQASALTQTAASMEELSATVANNTDNVFQAGKLVQDAVKNAHTGEAVTREVIQTMNTIASNSKRIEDITSVINSIAFQTNILALNAAVEAARAGTQGRGFAVVASEVRTLAQKSAVAAKDIEGLIAQSVSSVKNGAELVNRSGEVIDSIISSVNKVNALMEQISVASEEQSRGIGQVGQAVTEMDGVTQQNAALVQESAAAAASLEEQAQQLSRSISRFSLPA
- a CDS encoding RNA polymerase sigma factor; this translates as MKAGEAGDSLLMSALNACRTRLKAFIRGRTAVRDDADDILQEVTYQLMKVEHPVENVAAWLFRAARNEMTDRARKKREVPLSGHFADDDADIAEDELAETLFGVPQNPEEEYLKTLLWEELVRALSELPPLQREVFEKTEFQGYSMKALADETGDSVQALLSRKHKAVLFLRSRLQDIYDALTGE